In the genome of Nitrospirae bacterium YQR-1, the window TGAGATTTCTCTTATATCCTTTTTAAATAATGATGCGTATTTTTTTAAAAAATAATAACTAAGAAGCGGAATGTCGTCTTTTCGTTGGCAAAGAGGCGGTAAATGCAGTGAGACAACGTTCAGGCGATAGTAGAGATCCTGGCGGAAATCCCCGCTTTTTATGGAATCGGTTAAATCTCTGTTTGTTGCCGCTATAAATCTTGCATTTATGGCAACAGCCTCAGTGCCGCCCACTCTTAAAATCTCTCTCTCAGCAATGGCTCTAAGCAGCTTTGCCTGCATGACCGTGGGCATCTCAGTTATTTCATCCAAAAACAATGTTCCACCCTCCGCTATTTCCATAAGCCCCTTTTTAACCATGCTTGCTCCGGTAAAAGCTCCCCTTTCATGGCCAAAGAGTTCGTTTGCAAGGAGATCACCGGTAAGAGTGCTACAATTTAAACCGACAAACGGCCCGGCACTTCTTGTGCTGTTTTTGTGGATAAACCTTGCAAACAGTTCTTTCCCTGTGCCGCTCTCCCCCACTATCAGCACGTTACAGTCTGTAGGAGACACACGGTGGGCTGTCTTTAGGAGTTCCTCCATGTTTCTGTTCTGAGTTATTATCCGCCTTCCACCGGAAATATTTTCTATCTGCTCTTTTAACGCCTTGTTCTCCCTCTTAAGTAAAACCTTCTCCATCGCCTCTTTGACTACCTTGCGTACCTCATCCAACCTAAATGGTTTTGCAATGTAGTAAAAAGCCCCTTCTTTTATCGTCTTTACTGCTGAATCAAGGGTTGCATAACCGGTTATTATTATCACCTCAGTGTCCGGATTCTGCTCTTTACACTTTTTCAGTATTTGCATTCCATCTACAGATTCCATCTTTAAATCAGTAAGAACAACATCGTAATCGTTTTCAGTTAGGAGTTTAAGAGCATGAGAGCCGCTTTGGGTGCTTACCACATCATACGATTCCTTTTTCATTATGTGTTGAAGGTTTTCTATCGCTATTTTTTCATCGTCAACAATTAATATTTTTCTAATAATCTCCATGCTAACACCCCTGAGTTTTAATTAAATTACCCTTTAACGGAAGTCTGATTTTAAAAGTCGTACCCTCCCCTACCGTGCTTTTTACACTTAAACAGCCGCCGTGGTCTTCCACTATTTCATGTACAATGTAGAGGCCAAGCCCCGCCCCCTTACCAACATCTTTTGTTGTAAAAAACGGATCAAATATCCTGTGTAAAACCTCATCCGGTATACCCTCTCCGGTGTCGCTTATTTCAATATCAACAGATTCGCTCTCATGGATACATTTACGGTTGGTTTTTATACAGTGCCCATCATCTAATCCAATAAAAGGCAATGTGACGCCTGATTTCATAGCATTGGATTTGGCGCTTATTGAAATTTGTCCCTGCCCATTTATAACATCTGCTGCATTGCTTATGAGATTTAAAAAAATCTGCTGCAATTTTTGCTTATCTGCAATAATCATTAAATCTTCCGCTATATCAATGATTATTGACATCTTATTAAGTAAACGGCCTCTTATAAATACAAGAACCTCTTCCGTCAGCTTTTTAAGTGATATTGATTCCTTTGAAAACTCCTTGTTCCTTGAAAAATCAAGAAGTGACCGCACTATATTACGTGCCCTTACGGTTTGCTCATCTATCTGGCCGATAAGTTGTTTTTTATAATCCATATCAGTCTCTTCAATTTCCTCAGATAGTATCTGGCAGGAGGTTGATATGTTAGAAAGGGGATTATTCAACTCATGGGCAACTCCGGACAGAAGTGTGCCAAGAGAAGCCAGTTTTTCGGAATGAATCAGGTGCTGCTGTTTTAGTTCCATCTCCTGAAGCATTTTATTGAATGTGTCTATTAAAGAAAGTATCTCACCGTCATTTGAGTTGACGTGGAGCTTTTCAAATCCGCCTTCCGATATTATTTTCATGCTTTCCTCAAGTTGCTTCAGGGGTTTTACGACCATCTTTGAAATTATCTGCCCTATGACAATCAATATCAACGTTACTGCTACTATTGAGGCGGCAATAAATAACCGTGCCTTTATGAGAGTACGTTTATGATGAGTTTTTTCGATTTCTGATATGGTCTCGGCCTCTGTCATTATGCTTTTCCCAAGTGTTCTTATTTTATTTTCTAAGATGCTACGTTCGGAAAACTTAGTATTAAGTATAAACAAACTGTAAAAGTTTTCAACTAAATTGTTGTATTGTATAAGTTTTTCTTCAATTTCATTAATTTTTTTTTTGCTAACAACTGTTTCAAAAATTTCTTTATTGTTTTTAAGTAAATCTACCGCCTTAAAGGTATATTTGATATTTTCATCCTTATCTGCTGATTTTTCATAAAGAAAATAATTTTTTTCAAAGCGTCTGACTTCAAGAACGGTATCCACAAATTCGGATACCGTTTCAAGTGAAATTATCTTTCTTTCCATAAATCCAACCTCTACGAAGGCAAATATGGAAATCAGAAAGAGCATAACCAGAATTACAATGTAGCTGGCCACAATTTTTTTTCTTATACTCGATTTCCATTTAAACATAAGCCGAATTATAGCACATTCGTTGCAAAATGCAACAGGGGTTTATATTTTTCAACAGTGATGTAAACCAACGTCATTTGATATAATAAAATGAAACAAACATATGAAGACCATATATGAAATAAAGACGATAATCAATTTCAACAGGAAAGTCCTTGAGAACCACTTCAAGGTCAAGGCCTTCGGAGTTTTCGGCTCCTATGTCCGTGGGCAGCAGAAGATACGAAGCGATATAGATATTCTTGTTGAGTTTAGCGAGCCGGTGGATTTAATCCAGTTCATAGAGCTTGAGAATTATCTTGCCGACAAGCTTGGGAAAAAAGTGGACATTGTTACGAGAAATGCACTAAAACCCTTTATAGGAAAGTGCATACTTGAGGAGGTAGTCTACGTATGAGCAAGCGACAATACATGGACTTCTTAAACGATATTTATAAGTATATTAATGATGTCGGTGATTTCATTGTAAACATAACATACGAGGAATTTCTCAAAGATAAAAAAACGAATTACGCTGTGCTGGTATCTGGATAACGCTTTAATACTACTTACATGCAGCATTCTACCCAGGAATTGTTACATTTTGCAATACAGCTGTTGTATAATGCAACAATGATAAGACATTGTTTTTGCTGAAATATTTTATTTCATGTTGCAATATGCAACGTTGATCTTCACTATTTAGAGCATCAATGTTGTATCTATAGCCTGCTGGCACAGAAATTGAACAAAAGGCTGTGGAATGTGTCGCAGACCAGGAAATAACGGCTGTTTTCCAAAGTGGACTTTTATCTATAGGTGCGCTTTGTGAGCAACCTAAGCGCTTTATACTAATGAGTTTTATTAACATCATAAGGCGTTTTTTACCTTTTTTAGCATGGTTTGAAAACTATTCCTCAACTACTTTAAGAGCTGATCTTATATCAGGAATAACGGTTGCGCTGGTTTTAATTCCCCAGTCTATGGCTTATGCACAGCTTGCCGGCCTTCCGGCGTATTACGGACTTTATGCGTCTTTTCTGCCCCCTGTTACGGCCGCTCTTTTTGGTTGCAGCAGACAGCTTGCCACTGGCCCCGTCGCCGTGGTTTCATTGATGAGTGCAGCTGCTTTAGAGCCTTTGGCTACAAAAGGAGGAGAGGCCTTTATTGCTTATTCGGTTCTGTTAGCACTTGCTATCGGAATATTTCAACTGTCTTTAGGACTATTAAGGCTTGGGCTGGTGGTAAATTTCCTGTCACATCCGGTTGTTATAGGCTTTACCAATGCCGCCGCTATAATTATTGCCACATCTCAGCTCGGTAACATGCTTGGTGTGACCGTTGACAATGCCGACCACCACTACGAGACTATCATTAATGTAATAAAGGAAGCCGCCGATTATACACATTTACCAACCCTTGGCTTTGCTGTCTTTTCTTTTACGATTATGATAGTGTTGAAAAAAATCAATCCACGGCTTCCAAATGTTCTTATTGCGGTAGTTCTGACCACTGTCCTTTCGTGGATGTTCGGCCTTGAGAAAACACAGAAGATAAATATTACAGCTATCAGGTCTGAAGACATAGTGGAAAAAATAAGAGATTATAACAGCGCTGTCAAAGAGGCGGACGAACTGGCTAAGAAACTGACCTCTTCAAATGCCCAACTGACAGAGGCCAAAAAAACTAAAGGAGCACATTCTATTGCCGCTCTTGAGATTACACAAGAAATAGACCGCAGCAACCTGCTAAAGGATGAGTTAAAAAAACGAGGACGGCTTCTTAGGGTCCAGTTGAGAAACTTTAAAATTGAGGCTGATAAAGACAACGACGGAAAGGTAGTGTATAAACTGAGAGAGCCGTATAGTAAATCTCCGGTATATCATATGGTTGTTAAAAACAAGCCGATTGCTGATGATGGAATTATTTTAAGCTGCGGAGGGAATGTTTTAGGAGCCATACCAAAGGGATTACCCACTTTTGCTTTTCCAAAGTTTGATTTACACATTTTTACTACAATATTTCCAAATGCCATAATAATATCAATATTAGGCTTTATGGAAGCTATTTCAATAGCAAAAGCGATGGCAACAAGAACAGGGCAGCGAATTGATCCCAATCAGGAACTGACAGGGCAGGGGCTTGCTAATATTTTGGGCTCTCTGGGGCAAAGCTATCCTGTTTCCGGCTCTTTTTCACGCTCCGCTGTAAATTTACAAGCCGGTGCTGTAACAGGTCTGTCAAGTGTTTTTACCAGTGCTCTTGTTATCTTAACTCTTATGTTTTTTACGCCGCTGCTCTATTATTTGCCTCAGTCCGTTCTTGCCTCAATCATAATGATGGCGGTAATTGGATTAATAAACATAAAAGGTGTGCTACATGTTTGGCATGCTCAGAAATATGACGGCATAGCGTGTGTCCTCACTTTTTTATTTACTTTAGCATTTGCACCCCACCTTGATAAGGGTATTCTTATTGGCGTGGTGTTTTCCCTTGGACACTATCTCTACCGTAACATGAAACCTCAGGTTGTACTTCTGTCCAGACACGATGACGGCACTTTGAGAAACAGCGATATGTACGGGCTTAACCGTTGTGAACACATATCGGCAATAAGTTTTGAAGGCTCATTGTTTTTTGCAAACACTTCTTATCTTGAGGACCAGGTGCTTGCACAGGTGGCTTTGAAGCCAGGTCTGAGACACGTTATTTTCTGTTGTGAGAGTATCAACGAGGTAGATGCTTCCGGTGAGGAAGCTCTCGGAACGATAATTACAAGGCTTGCCGACAGAAACATAGATGTTTCATTTACAGGCTTAAAGGATCAGGTTATCGAGGTGTTTAAGCGCACCAGCCTTTATGCTAAAATAGGACAGGGCAGGATATTCAGGACGGAGGCAGAGGCTATTAACAAAGTTCACCATACCGCGCACATAGATAGTACTGAGAGGGAATGTCCTTTAATCAGAGTTTGTTATATAAGATAAGTGAGGTTAATATGTCAATAGTTTTGGTAAACAGCCCTTCTTTCAGCGGCGGTGAGAATGTTTGTAAGATGGTGGCGAATAAATTGCAATATGACTACTTACAAGACGATATAATAGATACCGTATCGGCCACTTACGGAATTGATTCTGAAAAACTTGAAAAAGCTCTGAAACATGCCCCTTCTTTTTTTGGTATGTCTTTGGAGGAAAGAATTATATACCTTACGTATTTTCAGGCTGTTTTTGTGAAGACCCTTCTAAAGGATAACATTGTGTATTGTGGCGGCATTGGCCACACTTTAGTTTCAGGTATCTCTCATATTTTTAAAGTCTATGTAATTGCAGATGTAAACGAAAGGGTGCGTAGAAGGGCCGCCAATGAAAATATCAGTGAGGGAGATGCTCTGAAAAAAATTCAAAAAGATGATAAAGAACATGCCAAATGGATGAAAGCTGTACTAAAGACGGATGATTCCAATCCGGCCTTATACGATTTGACTATAAATATCGGCCAGATAACAGAGGATGATGCTGTGGAGTTTATCTGTAAAGCTGTGCAAAGCAGGCGGTTTCAACATATGACGTATTCCATAAACTGTTTAAAAAACCTGGAGCTTGCTTACAGGGTAAAGGCGGCACTTATACATCTGGATTCGGAACTTACAGTAAGAGTGGAAGAAGATGTTGTTTACATCAACACAAAAACTCTGGACAAAGAGAAACGTCTTGCCAAAATTAAGGAGATACTGAAAACGTTGGACAACATAAAAGATGTACATATAAATGTGCTGGAAAATTACATGGAAAGAATATCTTTGACGGAGCGTTAATAAGGAGAAAGGCATGTCATTAATTACACTATTTAGCGGCTCATGGTGTTCAAACGAGGACTTTGAGAGAAATCTTACAAAGGAGACAGGTTATCGTTTTTTAACTGAGGAGCGATTTCTTGAAAATGTATCTGCCGCATACAATATAACTGTAAAAAAACTTCAGAAATCTTTGTATCATGAACCTTCTATTTTTAATGATTTTACTCATGACAGAGAGAAAGCTCTTGCGTATATTCAACTTGCTTTTTCAGAGCTGGTCAGGGAAAATAATATAATTTTTAAAGGTTTTTCCGCTCACATAATACCTGAGGAAATTCAACATAATTTAAAAGTATGTCTCATAACAGGTATAAACAACAGGACCAAAACAGCACAACAACACAGTGCCGCCCCGGAAAAAGAGATAACCTCCGCAATCCTGGAAGATGATAACAGGTTAAACACTCTGACACAGTACCTGTTCAAAAAAATTCCGTGGGATAGTACCCTTTACGATATTCTAATACCGACAGATGTAGTCTCAACAAATGATGCGCTCAAACTGGTATTGGAAAACAACCAAAGAAAGCTGCTTGCCTTTACATCACGTGCCGAGGCTGCGGGTGCTGATTTTATTTTATCGTCCAATGTGCGCCTGGCACTCTGTGACAAGGGACACGACCTGAAAATAAGCTCCAGCGGTGGTAGTGTCAAAGTGATTGTGGATAAGTACACAATCCGTTTAAAAAAGCTTGAGGAAGAGATAAAAAAGATTGTTGCCGCACTACCGGATGTCAGGGAAGTTTCCGTTGAGGTCGGCCCAAATTTTAATGACAATATTTACAGAAGATATGACTTCACACTTCCGTCAAAGGTGTTGGTTGTGGATGACGAAAAGGACTTTGCTCTGACTCTTTCAAACAGGCTTAAGCTTCACGATATAGGTTCTGCTGCGGTCTTTAGCGGCAAAGAGGCTCTGAACATAGTAGAGGATGAGGTGCCGGAAATTCTGGTTCTTGACCTAAAAATGGAGGGCATAGACGGTATTGAAGTGCTGCGAACCATAAAGAATAAATACCCGGGGATAGAGGTTATTATGCTTACCGGTTATGGCTCGGAGGAAGACAGAGCTCAGGCAAAAAATCTCGGAGCCTTTGAGTACTTTGAGAAACCTGTTAATTTTGAAAACCTTATGGGTACTTTAAAAGCCGCTTATGAAAAAATATCAAAAAATAAAAACGACAAAGACAAAGAATAATTATGGCATTGATACAGTCTTTACATGAAAAATTTGGATTTTCCACACTAATACAAAGTTCCAACAGGTATAAGTGGATCAAAATATATATAACGCTTTTTATTTTCGGACTGTCGGGAGTTTTTTTAATGATTATTTTGTTTGTAAGCAGAGTTTGGTTTCAGGGTTTTTTCTATCAGGAAACATCTAAGCTTCTCAGATGGCAGATGAAAAATTCAAGGAATAACGTCGAGTATTTTTTGAATATGAAATTATCGGCGTTGAAGTTTATCGTGTCGGAGTACTCCATAAGCCAGTTGAAAGAGGAAAAGACGCTTCATAAGTGTTTAACAAATATCAGAAAAGAGTTCGGAGACATAGTTGACATAGGTGTTATTGATGCCGGGGGTACGATGATATCTTATGTAGGACCATACAAGATCAAAGGAAACACTTTTACCGACCACGACTGGTTTCAACAAGTGATAGTGCGTGATACTTACATAAGCGATGTCTTTTTGGGGTATAGAAAGCTTCCTCATTTTGCAATAGCAATTAAGATAGTTGAGCCTGAAAGTCAAGATTATTTAGTCATAAGGGCAACCATTGACACTTATTCGTTATTAAAGCTAATTCGTAACGTTTCTTTAAGGGAAGGAGATGACGTTTTTTTAATTAATAAGAACGGTTTGCTTCAGACTCCCTCCAAACTTTTTGGGGATGTGTTAAACACTTATAAAGGATTGGTTCCTGAGTTATCAGGTGATACCGCTCAAACATTTGAGGGGGGCAAAAATGGACAGGTTATAGGATTTATAAATATAAGGGGTTCAACATGGCTTTTAGTAAACATAATACATCCCAAAATGGATACTTTAATTGTCAAATTCTTTTTTAAGGAGTTGCTATCCGTATATATTGCAGGGCTGGTGGTACTGGTTACTGTCACTGTAATAATAACGAACCTGTTGGTAAATCGCATAAAAGTAGCCCATCAGGAGCGGGAGACGGCCATGATGGAAATCGAGCATTCTAGTAAGATGGCCTCAGTAGGCAGGCTTGCCGCCGGTGTGGCTCATGAGATAAATAATCCGCTTGCCATAATAAACCAAAACTCCGGTCTTTTAGTTGACATAATAGAAATAACTGAGGAGATGCCTAACTGCGGAATAAGTAAAGAGCTTGCTAATAAGTTTAGAAACATTGCCGGTACTATTTCCAATGCGGTCTCTCGTTGCCATACGATTACACATCGTCTGTTGGGTTTTGCCCGCCGTATGGACGTAAACTATGAAGAGGTTGATATCAAAGAGCTTATAAGAGAGGTTATCGGGTTTCTGGAAAAAGAGATGCAATACAAAAATATTCAACTAACAGAGGATTACTCCTCAGATTTACCTCGCGTTATCACCGATAAAGGACAGCTTCAGCAGGTGATATTAAATATTATAAATAATGCTTTTGATGCAGTGGAAAAGGGCGGTATTATAGAGGTATCCTCACATATAAATGACGATTCAAGGTTGATAATAGCTATAAAAGACAACGGCTCCGGAATGAGCGAGGAGCAACAGAAGCATATTTTTGAACCGTTTTTCTCCACAAAAGAGCGAGGTAAGGGGACAGGGCTTGGTCTTTCTATATCTAACGGAATAGTGAAGAAACTGGGAGGTTCTTTACTTGTGCAAAGCAGTCCAGGCAAAGGGTCCGTTTTTAATATAGATTTACCGTTAAAGAGAAACGATATGACATTAAGCAATTATTAAGGATGTGAAATGAGAGTTTTACTGGTTGACGATGAAAAAG includes:
- a CDS encoding sigma-54 dependent transcriptional regulator, which encodes MEIIRKILIVDDEKIAIENLQHIMKKESYDVVSTQSGSHALKLLTENDYDVVLTDLKMESVDGMQILKKCKEQNPDTEVIIITGYATLDSAVKTIKEGAFYYIAKPFRLDEVRKVVKEAMEKVLLKRENKALKEQIENISGGRRIITQNRNMEELLKTAHRVSPTDCNVLIVGESGTGKELFARFIHKNSTRSAGPFVGLNCSTLTGDLLANELFGHERGAFTGASMVKKGLMEIAEGGTLFLDEITEMPTVMQAKLLRAIAEREILRVGGTEAVAINARFIAATNRDLTDSIKSGDFRQDLYYRLNVVSLHLPPLCQRKDDIPLLSYYFLKKYASLFKKDIREISREAMTILTEYDFPGNVRELENIIERGVIMANGNILYERHLPEDIRSLTIKTFRKKQGRILTLDEQEMAYIKWVLNEVNGNKTTAAETLGLDRVSLWRKLKKYELTDSSPF
- a CDS encoding HAMP domain-containing histidine kinase, which gives rise to MERKIISLETVSEFVDTVLEVRRFEKNYFLYEKSADKDENIKYTFKAVDLLKNNKEIFETVVSKKKINEIEEKLIQYNNLVENFYSLFILNTKFSERSILENKIRTLGKSIMTEAETISEIEKTHHKRTLIKARLFIAASIVAVTLILIVIGQIISKMVVKPLKQLEESMKIISEGGFEKLHVNSNDGEILSLIDTFNKMLQEMELKQQHLIHSEKLASLGTLLSGVAHELNNPLSNISTSCQILSEEIEETDMDYKKQLIGQIDEQTVRARNIVRSLLDFSRNKEFSKESISLKKLTEEVLVFIRGRLLNKMSIIIDIAEDLMIIADKQKLQQIFLNLISNAADVINGQGQISISAKSNAMKSGVTLPFIGLDDGHCIKTNRKCIHESESVDIEISDTGEGIPDEVLHRIFDPFFTTKDVGKGAGLGLYIVHEIVEDHGGCLSVKSTVGEGTTFKIRLPLKGNLIKTQGC
- a CDS encoding nucleotidyltransferase family protein, which codes for MKTIYEIKTIINFNRKVLENHFKVKAFGVFGSYVRGQQKIRSDIDILVEFSEPVDLIQFIELENYLADKLGKKVDIVTRNALKPFIGKCILEEVVYV
- a CDS encoding SulP family inorganic anion transporter, coding for MSFINIIRRFLPFLAWFENYSSTTLRADLISGITVALVLIPQSMAYAQLAGLPAYYGLYASFLPPVTAALFGCSRQLATGPVAVVSLMSAAALEPLATKGGEAFIAYSVLLALAIGIFQLSLGLLRLGLVVNFLSHPVVIGFTNAAAIIIATSQLGNMLGVTVDNADHHYETIINVIKEAADYTHLPTLGFAVFSFTIMIVLKKINPRLPNVLIAVVLTTVLSWMFGLEKTQKINITAIRSEDIVEKIRDYNSAVKEADELAKKLTSSNAQLTEAKKTKGAHSIAALEITQEIDRSNLLKDELKKRGRLLRVQLRNFKIEADKDNDGKVVYKLREPYSKSPVYHMVVKNKPIADDGIILSCGGNVLGAIPKGLPTFAFPKFDLHIFTTIFPNAIIISILGFMEAISIAKAMATRTGQRIDPNQELTGQGLANILGSLGQSYPVSGSFSRSAVNLQAGAVTGLSSVFTSALVILTLMFFTPLLYYLPQSVLASIIMMAVIGLINIKGVLHVWHAQKYDGIACVLTFLFTLAFAPHLDKGILIGVVFSLGHYLYRNMKPQVVLLSRHDDGTLRNSDMYGLNRCEHISAISFEGSLFFANTSYLEDQVLAQVALKPGLRHVIFCCESINEVDASGEEALGTIITRLADRNIDVSFTGLKDQVIEVFKRTSLYAKIGQGRIFRTEAEAINKVHHTAHIDSTERECPLIRVCYIR
- a CDS encoding cytidylate kinase-like family protein codes for the protein MSIVLVNSPSFSGGENVCKMVANKLQYDYLQDDIIDTVSATYGIDSEKLEKALKHAPSFFGMSLEERIIYLTYFQAVFVKTLLKDNIVYCGGIGHTLVSGISHIFKVYVIADVNERVRRRAANENISEGDALKKIQKDDKEHAKWMKAVLKTDDSNPALYDLTINIGQITEDDAVEFICKAVQSRRFQHMTYSINCLKNLELAYRVKAALIHLDSELTVRVEEDVVYINTKTLDKEKRLAKIKEILKTLDNIKDVHINVLENYMERISLTER
- a CDS encoding response regulator, whose amino-acid sequence is MSLITLFSGSWCSNEDFERNLTKETGYRFLTEERFLENVSAAYNITVKKLQKSLYHEPSIFNDFTHDREKALAYIQLAFSELVRENNIIFKGFSAHIIPEEIQHNLKVCLITGINNRTKTAQQHSAAPEKEITSAILEDDNRLNTLTQYLFKKIPWDSTLYDILIPTDVVSTNDALKLVLENNQRKLLAFTSRAEAAGADFILSSNVRLALCDKGHDLKISSSGGSVKVIVDKYTIRLKKLEEEIKKIVAALPDVREVSVEVGPNFNDNIYRRYDFTLPSKVLVVDDEKDFALTLSNRLKLHDIGSAAVFSGKEALNIVEDEVPEILVLDLKMEGIDGIEVLRTIKNKYPGIEVIMLTGYGSEEDRAQAKNLGAFEYFEKPVNFENLMGTLKAAYEKISKNKNDKDKE
- a CDS encoding ATP-binding protein, with the translated sequence MIILFVSRVWFQGFFYQETSKLLRWQMKNSRNNVEYFLNMKLSALKFIVSEYSISQLKEEKTLHKCLTNIRKEFGDIVDIGVIDAGGTMISYVGPYKIKGNTFTDHDWFQQVIVRDTYISDVFLGYRKLPHFAIAIKIVEPESQDYLVIRATIDTYSLLKLIRNVSLREGDDVFLINKNGLLQTPSKLFGDVLNTYKGLVPELSGDTAQTFEGGKNGQVIGFINIRGSTWLLVNIIHPKMDTLIVKFFFKELLSVYIAGLVVLVTVTVIITNLLVNRIKVAHQERETAMMEIEHSSKMASVGRLAAGVAHEINNPLAIINQNSGLLVDIIEITEEMPNCGISKELANKFRNIAGTISNAVSRCHTITHRLLGFARRMDVNYEEVDIKELIREVIGFLEKEMQYKNIQLTEDYSSDLPRVITDKGQLQQVILNIINNAFDAVEKGGIIEVSSHINDDSRLIIAIKDNGSGMSEEQQKHIFEPFFSTKERGKGTGLGLSISNGIVKKLGGSLLVQSSPGKGSVFNIDLPLKRNDMTLSNY